A stretch of the Kroppenstedtia eburnea genome encodes the following:
- the metX gene encoding homoserine O-acetyltransferase MetX codes for MPISTRIFEQKKVSVGSVRLENGEILSQVEVAVEAAGREPEADGSNIVLVCHALTGDAHAVGDEEQPGWWDGLIGPGKSIDTNRYHVLTLNVLGGCGGTTGPASMDPATGQPYGTSFPMISIRDMVSVQKRCLEKLGISRVEMVIGGSMGGMLVLEWGILHPTFARKLVPLATAAALTPTAIAFNDIGRQAILADPGYRQGDYYPGPGPVQGLAVARMMAMVTYRTPQLFEKRFSRNLQSGGSPIQPDSLFQVESYLRHQGKKLVQRFDANSYLYLLKAMDTHDLGRDRGGVERALAAVEAEVLIVGIREDQLFPIRQQRELFTLLKSRGVKCELLEISSEYGHDAFLVEYGETGPRIRKFLDQGLNGAVTERWIS; via the coding sequence ATGCCGATCTCTACCCGGATTTTTGAACAGAAAAAAGTATCTGTCGGTTCTGTCCGACTGGAGAACGGGGAAATTCTTTCGCAAGTGGAAGTGGCTGTGGAAGCAGCCGGAAGGGAGCCGGAGGCGGATGGGAGCAACATCGTGCTGGTTTGCCATGCGCTGACCGGGGATGCCCACGCGGTGGGGGATGAAGAGCAACCCGGTTGGTGGGACGGCCTGATCGGTCCGGGGAAAAGTATCGATACCAACCGTTACCATGTGTTGACCCTCAACGTATTGGGTGGATGCGGGGGGACGACGGGGCCGGCCTCCATGGACCCCGCAACGGGCCAACCTTACGGTACCAGCTTCCCCATGATCAGTATCCGGGATATGGTGTCTGTTCAAAAGCGCTGCCTGGAGAAACTGGGAATCAGCCGTGTGGAGATGGTGATCGGGGGGTCCATGGGTGGCATGTTGGTGTTGGAATGGGGAATCCTCCACCCCACCTTCGCACGAAAGCTGGTACCCCTCGCCACTGCGGCCGCTCTCACTCCGACAGCCATCGCCTTCAATGATATCGGGCGGCAGGCGATTCTGGCCGATCCCGGTTACCGACAAGGCGATTATTATCCCGGCCCCGGACCGGTGCAAGGATTGGCGGTGGCCCGGATGATGGCCATGGTCACCTACCGGACTCCGCAATTGTTTGAAAAGCGGTTCAGCCGCAATCTGCAATCCGGAGGGTCTCCGATTCAACCCGACTCTCTGTTTCAGGTGGAAAGTTATCTTCGCCACCAGGGAAAAAAGTTGGTGCAACGCTTTGATGCGAACAGCTATCTCTATTTATTGAAGGCGATGGACACCCATGATCTGGGCCGGGACAGGGGAGGGGTCGAGAGGGCCCTTGCCGCCGTCGAGGCGGAAGTGCTGATCGTGGGAATCCGGGAAGATCAGCTGTTTCCCATCCGGCAGCAACGGGAATTGTTCACCCTGCTGAAAAGCCGGGGAGTCAAGTGCGAGTTGCTGGAGATCTCTTCGGAATACGGCCATGATGCCTTCCTGGTGGAATATGGGGAGACAGGCCCCCGGATCCGGAAATTCCTCGATCAGGGGCTGAATGGAGCGGTGACTGAACGGTGGATCAGTTGA